From Agelaius phoeniceus isolate bAgePho1 chromosome 19, bAgePho1.hap1, whole genome shotgun sequence, a single genomic window includes:
- the LOC129128148 gene encoding meteorin-like protein codes for MATERGSPGLPALLLPLLLLAGGSRPGSADRCSWRGSGLGREPRSRAVEQVHLRCTEGSLEWMYPARALRVLLEPNVAGAQHTTLCIKPSSDFQGASIYVERAGQLHLVVGEAEGPRPRHVSCFSAQSPQRVALFLQASPHRDISRRTASFQYELLGKQSTAGPDFKKMALAEAMCRPCDNMELLMAICSSDFVVKGSIRGVSHDSENHMSQVDVRAQKVYRQKNQIFQQEEGSGEWRGPIRTLLQCQVKKGGGDFLFTGNEHFGEAWLGCAPRLKDFMLVYQAARERGANPCEFELN; via the exons ATGGCCACGGAGCGGGGCTCGCCCGGGCTGCCggccctgctgctgccgctgctgctgctggcagggggaTCCCGGCCGGGCAGCGCCGACCgctgcagctggaggggcaG TGGTTTGGGCCGGGAGCCCCGTTCCCGTGCCGTGGAGCAGGTTCACCTGCGCTGCACCGAGGGCTCCCTGGAGTGGATGTACCCGGCCCGAGCCCTGCgtgtgctgctggagcccaaCGTGGCCGGTGCCCAGCACACCACGCTCTGCATCAAACCCTCCAGCGACTTCCAGGGCGCCAGCATCTACGTGGAACGTGCTGGGCAGCTGCACCTGGTGGTGGGCGAGGCAGAGGGGCCTCGGCCCCGCCACGTGTCCTGCTTCAGTGCCCAGAGCCCGCAGCGAGtggccctgttcctgcaggccAGCCCGCACAGGGACATCAGCCGCCGCACTGCCAGCTTCCAGTACGAGCTGCTGGGCAAGCAGAGCACGGCCGGCCCCGACTTCAAAAAGATGGCCCTGGCTGAAG CTATGTGCCGTCCTTGTGACAACATGGAACTCCTTATGGCCATCTGCAGCAGTGATTTTG TGGTAAAAGGATCCATCCGAGGTGTCTCCCACGACTCAGAGAACCACATGTCCCAGGTGGATGTCAGAGCCCAGAAGGTCTACAGGCAGAAAAACCAGATTTtccagcaggaggaggggagTGGGGAGTGGCGAGGCCCCATCCGaaccctcctgcagtgccaggtgaaGAAGGGAGGGGGCGATTTCCTCTTCACTGGCAATGAACACTTTGGGGaagcctggctgggctgtgcccctcGGCTCAAGGATTTCATGCTGGTTTACCAGGCTGCCAGAGAAAGGGGAGCCAACCCCTGTGAGTTTGAGCTCAACTGA